One window of the Cotesia glomerata isolate CgM1 linkage group LG10, MPM_Cglom_v2.3, whole genome shotgun sequence genome contains the following:
- the LOC123272427 gene encoding DNA (cytosine-5)-methyltransferase PliMCI-like: MSARIKKNSRKRNLDESPHVNNSKRRKVNKENKSPNELTVNNNTTGNKTKRCEICNQQLNKLKLLGPLPENAVDEVVALADTKLSLETDIGLLEDFRPTYRLMNFSVYDVNDHLCRFDTGLIESNVYLFCCGLILPIHDKDSESIPGIWTQKIGPINEWYTSGYDGGPNQPILISTPYAEYYLMSPAESYKSFMDPVIEKIYLSKVVIEFLASRDDDPTYEDLLDHLQTVELPDGLVLAEESLLKNAQFVCDQVTSFDVSATEEESDFPLLTTSCMRSIIKLTGATVGNDIKQPKNNEISPVKKKAMPKMILTKLVYQIVNKFFSKETDSKELFTTRQLMNCGTCTECLKPGCGRCAACKKNKSSKKKNSVCVKRRCPNKAIEAADSDTESLSDKNKSLKKIESIPEILKKMKIFSRKVKWISSSISSKNNRYYYSKAQVNSVTITVNDFVKIKSNNPRFELIVKIVTMWEENNEQKAHVNCFFNSRDTVLGNIGDSRELFASNQCADIFLKCVDSLVKVIKRNVPVKWSELGDTEQSVKEIKKNSNEYYYQMHYTPETARFEYLDLDLSVKSQDSCPVCLNKAQIQEAEKPQLGEPIVLDSRTSYGVLLYKNEEYRARTGVYINPGVVKFKYKFSVPVPEKLKQVDEELYPEYYRKYATGDHVKGSNYDTPDPFAIGCIKTIFTTSKDNPGLEDIFLVVNKMYRSENTHKSSLIPSADITLLFWSNEEIEIPLAEVMGKCKIFLKSEDDFNFANQFYVSSTYNAEEESFEALSEDIKSSLENLSLDKEKKVKPLKTLDIFSGCGGLSQGLSDAGVADVRWAIEKDQAAARAFVKNHSNVKMYEGDCNVLLDSIMRKEKASFPQKGDIELLCGGPPCQGFSGLNRFNASQYSNLKNALLFTFLSYCDYYRPKYIVMENVKNFVFHHKGLMLKLAMYCFLQIGYQCTFAILQAGNFGVPQSRRRIILLAAAPGKKLPAYPEPLHVFSKRAWQLDVVIDGTKYSGNFSWKESAPYRTICVRDAIEDLPSISNGENREQIKHQKDTTSHFQKRMRKNEAFITDHVCKKMSLLVEARISKIPSTAGADWRDLPNIVVELADGTSTKKLEYRYEDSTGKLRGVCACAAGKTCDLKDRQENTLIPWCLPHTGHRHNGWAGTYGRLDWNGFFGTTITNPEPLGKQGRVLHPEENRVVSVRECARSQGFKDNYIFHGSVIDKYRQIGNAVPPLLAQAIGLEIKKVL; the protein is encoded by the exons atgtcagcacgaataaaaaaaaattcgcgaAAAAGAAACCTGGATGAGTCACCACATGTCAACAATTCAAAACGTCGAAAAGTAAACAAAGAAAATAAGTCACCAAATGAGTTgacagtaaataataataccaCAGGAAACAAAACCAAGAGGTGTGAAATATGTAATCaacaattaaacaaattaaaattactcgGTCCGCTTCCTGAGAATGCTGTCGATGAGGTTGTCGCACTGGCTGACACCAAGTTGTCTCTTGAAACTGATATAGGTTTGTTAGAGGATTTTAGGCCTACTTATAGACTAATGAATTTTag cgTTTATGACGTCAATGATCACTTATGTCGATTCGATACCGGATTGATAGAATCAAATGTATATCTATTCTGCTGTGGATTAATATTGCCGATCCACGACAAAGATTCAGAGAGCATTCCAGGTATTTGGACGCAAAAAATAGGACCCATAAATGAATGGTACACTTCTGGATACGACGGTGGTCCAAATCAGCCGATTTTAATCAGTACACCTTATGCTGAGTATTACTTAATGTCTCCAGCAGAGTCGTATAAATCTTTCATGGATccagtaattgaaaaaatttatttgagtaaAGTTGTCATCGAATTTCTTGCTTCGAGAGATGATGACCCGACGTACGAAGATCTTCTAGATCACctacaa acTGTTGAGTTGCCTGACGGACTAGTTCTTGCTGAAGAATCATTGTTAAAAAACGCGCAATTTGTCTGTGATCAAGTGACATCATTCGACGTCAGCGCAACTGAAGAAGAGAGTGATTTTCCACTGCTCACTACCTCTTGCATGCGTTCAATCATCAAACTTACAGGTGCAACGGTAGGCAATGACATAAAACAACCCAAAAACAATGAAATATCtccagtgaaaaaaaaagcaatgCCCAAAATGATTCTCACGAAGCTAGTCTACCAAAtagtcaataaatttttctccaaAGAGACTGACAGTAAGGAACTTTTCACCACGAGACAATTGATGAATTGTGGAACGTGTACTGAATGCTTGAAACCTGGATGCGGTCGCTGCGCAGcttgtaagaaaaataaaagctcgaaaaagaaaaattctgttTGTGTAAAGCGAAGATGCCCGAACAAAGCCATCGAAGCTGCTGACTCGGACACTGAGTCGCTAAGTGACAAGAATAAGTCTCTGAAGAAGATTGAAAGCATTCCCGAGATTCTGAAAAAGATGAAAATCTTTTCTAGAAAAGTTAAGTGGATAAGCTCCTCAATCAGCAGTAAAAATAATCGTTATTATTACAGTAAAGCTCAGGTTAACTCTGTGACAATAACTGTTAatgattttgttaaaataaaatcaaataatccAAGATTTGAGCTGATTGTTAAAATTGTCACGATGTGGGAGGAAAATAATGAACAGAAAGCTCAcgttaattgtttttttaacagcAGAGACACTGTTTTAGGTAATATTGGCGATAGTCGAGAACTTTTTGCCAGCAACCAATGcgcagatatttttttaaagtgtgTAGATAGTCTTGTTAAAGTAATAAAACGCAATGTTCCAGTGAAGTGGTCAGAGCTGGGAGATACCGAGCAAAGCgttaaagaaataaagaaaaattctaatgAGTATTATTACCAAATGCATTACACTCCAGAGACTGCGAGGTTTGAGTATCTGGATTTGGATCTCAGTGTAAAGTCTCAGGACTCGTGTCCTGTTTGTTTGAATAAAGCTCAAATTCAGGAAGCTGAGAAACCTCAGCTTGGTGAGCCGATTGTTTTGGATAGTCGAACATCTTACGGTGTGCTTTTGTATAAAAACGAGGAGTATCGAGCACGAACTGGTGTGTACATAAACCCGGGGGTCGTTAAATTTAAGTACAAATTTTCAGTACCTGTTCCTGAGAAACTGAAACAAGTCGACGAAGAGTTGTACCCTGAGTACTACAGAAAATACGCTACTGGAGATCATGTAAAAGGTTCTAACTACGATACGCCTGATCCTTTCGCAATAGGATgtattaaaactatttttacgaCGTCTAAAGACAATCCTGGGTTGgaagatatttttttggttGTTAATAAGATGTATAGAAGCGAAAACACGCACAAGAGTTCGCTGATTCCTTCTGCGGATATTACTCTGCTGTTTTGGAGTAATGAAGAGATAGAAATTCCTCTTGCAGAAGTGATGGGCAAGTGTAAAATATTCCTAAAATCAGAAGATGATTTTAATTTCGCTAATCAATTTTATGTTTCCTCAACTTACAACGCTGAGGAAGAATCTTTCGAAGCTCTTTCGGAAGATATTAAGAGCTCGTTGGAAAATCTTTCTCTGgataaggaaaaaaaagtaaagcctCTGAAGACTCTAGATATATTTTCCGGGTGTGGAGGATTGTCTCAAGGTCTGTCAGACGCTGGAGTTGCCGACGTGCGATGGGCGATAGAAAAAGACCAAGCAGCTGCTAGGgcttttgtaaaaaatcacTCTAATGTTAAAATGTACGAGGGAGATTGCAATGTTTTGCTAGATTCTATAATGCGAAAGGAAAAAGCGAGTTTTCCACAAAAAGGCGACATTGAATTACTGTGCGGAGGACCACCTTGCCAAGGTTTCAGCGGATTAAACCGCTTTAACGCTAGTCagtattcaaatttaaagaaCGCGTTGCTCTTTACATTTTTGTCTTACTGCGACTATTACAGGCCCAAGTACATCGTGATGGAGAATGTAAAGAATTTCGTCTTTCACCACAAAGGTCTGATGTTGAAGCTAGCGATGTACTGCTTCCTGCAAATCGGCTATCAATGCACATTCGCGATTCTTCAAGCAGGTAATTTTGGAGTTCCTCAGTCGCGCAGGAGAATAATTCTTCTTGCAGCAGCGCCTGGGAAAAAATTACCCGCATATCCGGAGCCTCTACACGTCTTCAGCAAACGCGCTTGGCAGCTGGATGTTGTCATTGATGGAACGAAGTACTCTGGCAATTTTTCGTGGAAAGAGTCGGCTCCTTATCGCACTATCTGTGTTCGAGACGCTATTGAGGATCTTCCTAGTATCAGCAATGGAGAAAATCGCGAGCAAATAAAGCATCAAAAAGATACGACGTCTCATTTTCAGAAAAGAATGCGGAAAAATGAAGCTTTTATTACTGATCATGTTTGCAAAAAAATGTCCTTGCTTGTTGAAGCTCGGATTTCAAAGATTCCAAGCACTGCCGGTGCAGATTGGCGTGATTTGCCTAATATTGTTGTGGAACTGGCCGATGGAACTAGTACCAAAAAATTGGAGTATCGGTATGAAGATTCAACTGGAAAATTGAGGGGAGTTTGTGCTTGCGCTGCGGGAAAAACGTGTGATTTAAAAGATAGGCAGGAAAACACACTGATTCCCTGGTGCTTACCTCATACTGGGCACCGGCATAATGGATGGGCTGGTACTTATGGTCGCTTGGATTGGAATGGATTTTTTGGAACGACTATTACTAATCCTGAACCTTTGGGGAAACAG gGCAGAGTATTACATCCAGAAGAAAATCGCGTAGTAAGCGTCCGTGAATGTGCGAGATCACAAGGCTTTAAGGATAATTATATCTTCCATGGATCTGTTATTGATAAATACCGGCAAATTGGTAATGCAGTGCCTCCGTTACTTGCTCAAGCAATTGGTCTAGAGATAAAAAAAGTGttataa
- the LOC123272436 gene encoding lysosome-associated membrane glycoprotein 1-like isoform X1 produces MKFSVVLFSVCLLVISVSGDSAEKTGVVEGVVIDKPDVPPEPEKNETTPAPTPTPAPPTTTPPTTTKPTTTTEKTTTTPATTTSTVAPTPPPTPTPTPTPTPAPTPAPTPGPAPAPTTGTWVVNGTNHTTCIMVKMAAQLNVTYLNKDNKTMHQLITLPNNTMSNATGDCGAAEQYIMISWNSSMALNDTVVLHFNKNGTKYSLHHVEANLAPQDLPSYQFKDTLMMIHNTSEYPVAVSNSYRCTKAVKLNLNSNVPNTTAVFEVSDLQFQAFRSDNTTAFGFAEDCAFETQDVVPIAVGCALIALVIIVLIAYLVGRRRSQARGYLSM; encoded by the exons atgaAGTTCTCCGttgttttatttagtgtcTGCTTGCTGGTCATTTCAGTATCAG GCGATTCAGCAGAAAAAACTGGAGTGGTTGAAGGAGTAGTAATTGACAAACCAGATGTCCCTCCAGAACCGGAGAAAAATGAAACTACACCTGCCCCAACTCCTACCCCCGCGCCGCCAACTACTACACCTCCAACGACAACGAAACCTACAACGACGACTGAGAAAACTACAACGACACCGGCGACTACAACATCAACAGTAGCCCCAACACCTCCGCCGACTCCAACACCTACCCCAACACCGACTCCTGCTCCAACCCCAGCACCTACACCTGGACCAGCCCCAGCTCCTACAACTGGAACATGGGTAGTAAATGGTACGAACCACACAACATGTATCATGGTTAAAATGGCTGCGCAGTTGAACGTGACATACCTCAACAAAGATAACAAA actATGCATCAACTCATAACTTTGCCGAATAATACTATGAGTAACGCGACTGGAGATTGTGGAGCTGCTGAACAGTATATTATGATCTCGTGGAACTCTTCAATGGCTTTGAATGATACTGTGGTGTTgcatttcaataaaaatggaACTAAATACTCGTTGCATCATGTTGAGGCAAACTTGGCACCTCAGGATTTACCTAGCTATCAATtta agGACACTTTGATGATGATACACAACACTAGTGAGTACCCCGTCGCCGTAAGCAATTCGTACAGATGTACTAAAGCCGTAAAATTAAACCTCAATTCAAACGTACCAAACACAACAGCCGTGTTCGAAGTGTCTGATCTCCAATTCCAGGCATTCAGAAGCGACAACACAACAGCATTTGGctttg CTGAAGACTGCGCTTTCGAAACCCAAGACGTCGTACCGATAGCCGTAGGCTGTGCTTTGATCGCTCTCGTAATAATCGTCCTGATCGCTTACCTCGTTGGACGCCGGCGTAGTCAGGCACGCGGATACCTTAGTATGTAA
- the LOC123272436 gene encoding lysosome-associated membrane glycoprotein 1-like isoform X2, whose translation MKFSVVLFSVCLLVISVSGDSAEKTGVVEGVVIDKPDVPPEPEKNETTPAPTPTPAPPTTTPPTTTKPTTTTEKTTTTPATTTSTVAPTPPAPTPAPTPGPAPAPTTGTWVVNGTNHTTCIMVKMAAQLNVTYLNKDNKTMHQLITLPNNTMSNATGDCGAAEQYIMISWNSSMALNDTVVLHFNKNGTKYSLHHVEANLAPQDLPSYQFKDTLMMIHNTSEYPVAVSNSYRCTKAVKLNLNSNVPNTTAVFEVSDLQFQAFRSDNTTAFGFAEDCAFETQDVVPIAVGCALIALVIIVLIAYLVGRRRSQARGYLSM comes from the exons atgaAGTTCTCCGttgttttatttagtgtcTGCTTGCTGGTCATTTCAGTATCAG GCGATTCAGCAGAAAAAACTGGAGTGGTTGAAGGAGTAGTAATTGACAAACCAGATGTCCCTCCAGAACCGGAGAAAAATGAAACTACACCTGCCCCAACTCCTACCCCCGCGCCGCCAACTACTACACCTCCAACGACAACGAAACCTACAACGACGACTGAGAAAACTACAACGACACCGGCGACTACAACATCAACAGTAGCCCCAACAC CTCCTGCTCCAACCCCAGCACCTACACCTGGACCAGCCCCAGCTCCTACAACTGGAACATGGGTAGTAAATGGTACGAACCACACAACATGTATCATGGTTAAAATGGCTGCGCAGTTGAACGTGACATACCTCAACAAAGATAACAAA actATGCATCAACTCATAACTTTGCCGAATAATACTATGAGTAACGCGACTGGAGATTGTGGAGCTGCTGAACAGTATATTATGATCTCGTGGAACTCTTCAATGGCTTTGAATGATACTGTGGTGTTgcatttcaataaaaatggaACTAAATACTCGTTGCATCATGTTGAGGCAAACTTGGCACCTCAGGATTTACCTAGCTATCAATtta agGACACTTTGATGATGATACACAACACTAGTGAGTACCCCGTCGCCGTAAGCAATTCGTACAGATGTACTAAAGCCGTAAAATTAAACCTCAATTCAAACGTACCAAACACAACAGCCGTGTTCGAAGTGTCTGATCTCCAATTCCAGGCATTCAGAAGCGACAACACAACAGCATTTGGctttg CTGAAGACTGCGCTTTCGAAACCCAAGACGTCGTACCGATAGCCGTAGGCTGTGCTTTGATCGCTCTCGTAATAATCGTCCTGATCGCTTACCTCGTTGGACGCCGGCGTAGTCAGGCACGCGGATACCTTAGTATGTAA
- the LOC123272440 gene encoding uncharacterized protein LOC123272440 has translation MSEEVEKRIEDDDKKIELTEEQKLFLAECEEEFKHLYTDDDPEYVKSKQLRDVERKEPPIVDPWYCKQPRNARGNYRHKDFRGMKDRERGDRIDKQAGRHLMYHRNSRPY, from the exons ATGTCTGAAGAAGTAGAAAAACGTATTGaag atgatgataaaaaaatagagcTGACCGAGGagcaaaaattgtttttagcAGAGTGTGAAGAAGAGTTTAAGCATCTCTACACCGATGATGATCCTGAGTACGTAAAAAGCAAGCAGCTGAGAGACGTAGAGCGCAAGGAGCCGCCGATTGTGGATCCTTGGTATTGCAAACAGCCGCGAAACGCCCGCGGGAATTATAGACACAAAGATTTCCGCGGTATGAAGGACCGCGAACGTGGTGATAGGATTGACAAGCAAGCTGGCAGACACCTAATGTACCACAGAAATTCACGTCCttattaa